Proteins from a single region of Cytophagaceae bacterium:
- a CDS encoding glycosyltransferase, which translates to MEIILPVILLLAIVIQLIYILFIFTKVVGHQDFEADEKLPPVSIIIAASNELENLRELLPILDKQDYPDFEILIADDRSSDGTYDYLLLNEDKLKHLSFLRVLDLPFHFTAKKYAVTMAVKKAKHEILLFTDADCRPMGDQWIKTMVSQMTEGKEIVLGFSKYQFFPGKLNSLIRYETFQTALQYLSFALAGVPFMGVGRNLLYKKSLFWKNNGFTSHFGLLSGDDDLFINETATGKNVAVSISEDGYTESEPKKTWSEWFVQKRRHLSVGKKYKFRDKLNIGLLWLSGLTVWFSWIPVFFINPDWYYAPDWSRISADWLKEFGLAHWYPFNDWMRLVIGVWAFWLIIKWIVLAKANNRMGNTIKSWKIPYYDFLYAIYLLIFGIVTIFSNPKKIRWK; encoded by the coding sequence TTGGAAATTATACTACCTGTAATACTTCTATTGGCGATAGTTATTCAGCTGATATATATACTTTTTATTTTTACGAAAGTCGTTGGTCATCAGGATTTTGAAGCCGATGAAAAACTTCCACCGGTGAGTATTATTATTGCTGCTTCAAATGAACTCGAAAACCTGAGAGAACTTCTTCCAATTCTTGATAAACAAGACTACCCCGATTTTGAGATTCTAATTGCAGACGACAGATCATCTGACGGCACGTATGATTATCTTTTACTCAATGAAGATAAACTTAAGCATCTCAGCTTTTTGAGGGTTTTGGATTTGCCATTTCATTTTACTGCAAAAAAATATGCCGTAACCATGGCGGTTAAAAAAGCCAAACATGAAATTTTGCTTTTTACCGATGCCGATTGTCGGCCAATGGGAGACCAGTGGATCAAAACCATGGTATCGCAAATGACTGAAGGTAAGGAAATTGTATTGGGGTTTTCAAAATATCAGTTTTTCCCTGGTAAACTAAATTCTCTGATTAGATACGAAACTTTTCAAACCGCTCTGCAATATCTTTCATTTGCATTGGCAGGCGTACCATTTATGGGTGTTGGCCGAAATCTACTCTACAAGAAGTCTTTATTTTGGAAAAATAATGGTTTTACGAGTCATTTTGGTTTGTTAAGTGGTGATGATGATCTTTTTATTAACGAAACCGCCACTGGAAAAAATGTGGCTGTTAGTATTTCGGAAGATGGTTATACCGAATCTGAACCCAAGAAAACCTGGTCGGAATGGTTTGTACAGAAAAGAAGGCACCTCTCTGTTGGAAAAAAATACAAGTTTCGTGATAAGTTAAATATTGGATTGTTATGGCTTTCAGGGTTGACAGTATGGTTTTCGTGGATACCTGTGTTTTTCATAAATCCAGACTGGTACTATGCTCCGGATTGGTCCAGGATTTCGGCAGATTGGCTTAAAGAATTTGGTCTGGCTCACTGGTATCCTTTTAACGACTGGATGCGTCTGGTAATAGGTGTGTGGGCCTTTTGGTTGATCATCAAATGGATTGTACTGGCAAAAGCCAATAATCGTATGGGAAATACCATAAAAAGCTGGAAAATACCTTATTATGATTTTCTTTATGCCATCTACCTCCTGATTTTCGGTATAGTTACGATTTTTTCTAATCCAAAAAAAATACGCTGGAAATAA